Part of the Pseudomonas abietaniphila genome is shown below.
ACTCAATCGTGAGCTCGCACGACAATACGAGGAGCGCACGCGCTACCTGTCGCATTACGACGAGCTGACGGGCCTGGCCAACCGTTCGTTGTTCAACGAGCGGTTGCGCGAGTCCAACCAGCGTGTCCGGCAGGGCGGGCGGAACCTGGCTTTGCTGCACATCAACCTCGATCGTTTCAAATTGCTGAACGACAGCCTTGGGCACGACGTCGCCGATGAGCTGTTGCGTCTGGTGGGACGTCGATTGAGTGCCGAGCTTGCAGAGGCCGACACCGTTGCGCGTTTGTCTGCCGACGAGTTCGCGGTGCTGATGGACACCCATGGCAATTTGACCACGCTGGCTCGCGTGACGACGCGGCTATTGGCCAAGTTGCGGTCCCCGGTATCGGTGTCCGGGCACGAACTGGTGGTCAGTGCATCCATCGGTATTGCTTTGCTGCCGGATTCGGCACGCGACATTGCCGCACTGGTTTCGCAAGCGAACATGGCGATGCAGCATGCCAAGCACCTGGGCGGGAATAACTTCCAGTTCTACACAGAAAGCTTGCAGGCCCGAACGCTGGAGCGTCTGCAGCTGGAGATTCAGTTGCGCCGGGCGATAGAGGACGGTCAGCTTGAGGTCTTCTATCAACCCAAACTTGAGTTGGCGACCGGGCGATTGAGCTCGGCGGAAGCGCTCGTGCGCTGGCGTCACCCGGTTCGCGGCATGGTGCCGCCCGGTGAGTTCATCGGGCTGGCGGAAGAGACCGGTCTGATCGCCGACATCGGAGAGTTCGTGCTGCGTCAGGCGTGTCGGCAGGCGCGTGAATGGCAACGCAGCGGTCTGGCGCCCATTCGTGTGTCGGTCAACCTGTCCGTGCACCAATTGCGTCAAGGCAAGCTGGTGAGCCTCGTGCGCCAGGTCCTTGATGAAGCCGGGCTGATGCCCGAATACCTTGAACTGGAACTGACCGAAAGCCAGTTGCTGGACAGCGTCGAGCACATCATCAGTACCTTCCAGCAGCTGCGAGAGCTGGGCGTTAAGCTTGCCATCGACGATTTCGGCACAGGCTATTCGTCCCTGAGCTATCTGAAACGGTTTCCTGTGGACTACGTGAAGATCGATCAGGCTTTTATTCGTGGTCTGAACGAAGGCACCGAGGACGCAGCGATCACCCGGGCGATCATCGCCATGGCGCACAGTCTGGAGTTGAAGGTAGTGGCCGAAGGCGTCGAGAACGTTCAACAGCTGGAGTTCTTGAGAGAGCACAAATGCGATGAGGTACAAGGCTACTTGATCAGTCGGCCGGTGGAGGCCAGTGCGATGGGCGATGTCCTGCGCAAATGTGAAGCGGCGGCCTGGAGTCACGCGTGAAAAGTCCTACACTGCAAGGCGACCTGTCATCCAAGACTCATAGGTTGCGAACAGCAAACTCGTTTAGCTGTGCGGTTTGCAGGTCATGTAGTATAACTACAAGAAAGCTACAGCCCGGCCCATCCTTCTATTGAGTCCTGTCCTTTGAATCTGTTGCAGCACATCGCCCAGTCCCGCCATCTCTTGCGTAAGTCAGAGCTCAAGGTAGCCGACCATGTGCTGCTTGATCCGGCTGCCGTGATGCACAGCTCCATGGCCGATCTGGCCCACAGCGTTGGCATCAGCGAACCCACCATCGTGCGTTTTTGCCGTGCCATCGGTTGCACCGGTTTTCAGGACCTGAAACTCAAGCTCGCGCAAAGTCTGGCAGCGGGCGCCAGTTTCGGGCAGTTCGCGATACACGAGGACGACTCGGTCGCGGACTACAGCCTGAAAATCTTCGACACCACGTTGCACACGCTGATGGAAGTGCGGGAGAAGCTTGACCCTCACGCGCTGCAAGCGGCCGTGACGGTCATGGCCGCGGCGCACCGGGTCGAGTTTTACGGCTTTGGCGCCTCGGGCGCTGTGGCGGCGGATGCGCAGCACAAGTTTTTCCGCCTGCTGCTGACGGCTGCTTCGTATTCCGACCCGCACATGCAAGCCATGTCGGCTGTGACGCTCAAGCCGACTGACGTAGCAGTGTGCATCTCTCAGTCGGGCCGCTCGAAAGATCTGCTGATCACCGCCAACCTGGTCCGTGAGAGCGGCGCGAATCTGATCACCTTGTGTCCAAGCCAGACGCCGCTGGCCGAGCTGTCCACGGTCAACCTCGCGATCGACGTGCATGAAGACACTGAAATCTATACACCGCTGACCTCGCGCATTGCGCATCTGGTGGTCATCGACGTATTGGCGATGGGCGTTGCCATGGCCCGTGGCCCGAGCCTGGTCAACCACCTCAAAAGCGTGAAACGCAGCTTGCGCAGCCTGCGTCTGTCGCCGAAGTCGATCAAGTCCGCTGAGGATTGAGCGACCTGTCCAGCATCGATTCTCTGTGGGAGCGAGCTTGCTCGCGAAGACTGAGGGGCGAGCGCCGAAGATGTATCCATTTCCAGGCCTCTTCGCGAGCGAGCTCGCTCCCACAGGGCGAGTGTCGATCACCCGATCTTCAGCGTTCACCAACTTGTAACCCCCGCGCCACCTGATCGTCACGGCTCGAGGCCACTCTGTACTCCCGCACACGCAATGGGAGACAGGATATGCCTCGGCACTACGATGACTCGCACCAGCACAGCACCTCCAGCGCCAAGACCCGCCGTCAGCAGGAAGATCAGCGCCGTATGGCGTTTCGACGCGCGATCGAGACCTACTCCGAAGAGCGCCGCCTGAATCAGGAACTCTCCGACTACCTCGACGCCGCCTCGGCCAACTTCTGGCAGAGCGCTAGCGTTTCGGAATGTGGCCGTCAAAGCGCTCCATCACCTCGCTGATCTGCGCACGTTCGGTGCGGATGAACGCAAGGAAGGCGTGAGCCACTGGCGACAGACGCTTATCCCGGGCCTGTACGACGCACCAGCTTCGATACAGCGGCAACTCGGCCACTGGCAGCTCTTTCAGCGTGCCGGTGGCCAGTTCCAGGCTGAGCGCATGCCGCGTTAGCAGCGCAACACCCAGCCCCGCGACCACGCATTCGCGCTGCGCCTCCGCTGACGACACTTCCAGCGTGTGCTCGAAGTGGATGCGCTTCTCCTTGAAATACTCTTCGCACGCCTTGCGGGTTCCCGAGCCCGGTTCGCGGATGACCAGTGTCTGGCCCTCCAGGTCTTTCAGTCCCGGGTTGGGCAACAGGCACAACGGATGATCCGGCCGCGCCACCGCCACGATGGGGTTATTCAGGAAGGGCAGAAACTCCAACCCCATGTCCTGCGGCACCATCGACATCACCACCAGATCGTCGCGGTTATCAGACAGTCGGCGGATGACCTGCGCACGATTGACTACAGTCAGGTTGAGCATGACTTCGGGGTATTGACGCTTGAAGGCGGCAAACAGGTGCGGCACGAAGTATTTGGCGCTGGACTCGATTGCCAGCTTCAATTGCCCCTGCAGTGATCCCTGCATGTCAGACAGCTGCATATCCAGATTTTCCAGCCGTCCGAAGATGTCGCGACTGGCGAGTTGCAGCGCTTGCGCGGCTTCGGTCAGGTACAGCTTTTTGCCCACGTATTCGAAAAGCGGTTGGCCGATGAGCTCTTCGAGTTGACGAATCTGCAGACTGACCGCTGGCTGAGTGAGCGACATTTCCTCAGCCGCGCGGCTGTACGAACGCAGATCGCAGACCTCGTTGAAAATCCGTAGTTGACGCAATGTCATACGCATCAATGACTTACGCAATTCTCAAACGCTCCGCAAATGGCTGAAAGCACAACTATAAGGTTTTACTTATGTTTAACCCAATTTTTACTCATTTTTGTTAATTGCTGATTCGTCATAGGGTGGCTCCATCGCTGCGACGCAACATGCAGTAACGGAATGTCGCTACGTACTGACCGGGTTTCCGGTCCGTCTGCTCATCGGTCGAGGAAATGCCAGTGATAACAAAAATCCTGATCGCCAACCGTGGAGAAATCGCTGTTCGTATCGTGCGCGCGTGCGCCGAAATGGGCATCCGTTCGGTTGCGATCTATTCCGACGCGGATCGCCATGCGCTCCATGTAAAGCGTGCGGATGAGGCTTACGGCATTGGTTCCGAACCGCTCGAGGGTTATCTGAACCCGCGCAAGTTGGTGAACCTGGCCGTGGAAACCGGTTGCGATGCACTGCATCCCGGTTATGGCTTCCTTTCGGAAAACGCCGAACTGGCTGAGATTTGCGCCGAACGTGGAATCAAATTCATCGGTCCGTCCGCTCAAGTGATTCGTCGCATGGGCGACAAGACTGAAGCGCGCCGCAGCATGATCAAGGCGGGCGTACCCGTCACGCCAGGCACGGAAGGCAACGTTGCCGACATCGCCGAGGCGCTGGTCGAAGGCGACCGCATTGGTTATCCGGTCATGCTCAAGGCTACTTCAGGCGGCGGCGGTCGTGGCATTCGTCGCTGCAACAGCCGTGAAGAACTGGAGCAGGCGTTTCCTCGGGTCATTTCCGAAGCGACCAAAGCGTTCGGCAAAGCCGAAGTCTTCCTCGAAAAATGCATCGTCAATCCCAAACACATCGAGGCTCAGATCCTGGGTGACAGCTTCGGCAATGTGGTGCATCTGTTCGAACGCGACTGCTCGATTCAGCGTCGCAACCAGAAACTCATCGAGATTGCTCCCAGTCCTCAATTGACGCCTGAGCAGCGCGCCTACATCGGCGACCTGTCGGTACGCGCAGCCAAAGCCGTGGGATATGAGAACGCCGGGACCGTGGAGTTTCTGCTCGCCGAGGGCGAGGTGTACTTCATGGAGATGAATACCCGCGTTCAGGTCGAGCACACCATCACTGAAGAGATCACCGGCATCGACATCGTACGCGAGCAGATCCGCATCGCGTCCGGCCTGCCGCTGTCGGTCAAGCAGGAAGACATCATTCACCGTGGCTTCGCGTTGCAGTTCCGGATCAACGCCGAAGACCCGAAAAACAACTTCCTGCCCAGCTTCGGCAAGATCACTCGTTACTACGCACCCGGCGGGCCTGGCGTGCGTACCGACACGGCGATCTACACCGGCTACACCATTCCGCCGTTCTACGACTCCATGTGCCTGAAGCTGATTGTCTGGGCGCTGACCTGGGAAGAGGCGATGGACCGTGGCCTGCGCGCGCTGGACGACATGCGCCTGCAAGGGGTGAAGACCACCGCCGCCTATTACCAGGAAATCCTGCGCAACCCGGAATTCCGCAGCGGCCAGTTCAACACCAGCTTCGTTGAAAGCCATCCCGAACTGACCAACTACTCGATCAAGCGCAAACCCGAAGAGCTGGCTCTGGCCATCGCCGCCGCCATTGCCGCCCATGCAGGCCTGTGAGGAACACGTAAATGTCCAAGAAAATCTTCGTCACCGACACCATCCTGCGCGACGCCCATCAATCGCTGCTGGCGACCCGCATGCGCACCGAGGACATGCTGCCGATCTGCGAAAAGCTCGACAAGGTCGGCTACTGGTCGCTTGAAGTCTGGGGCGGCGCGACGTTCGACGCCTGCGTGCGCTTTCTGAAAGAAGATCCATGGGAGCGTCTGCGTCAGCTGCGGGCGGCATTGCCCAACACTCGTCTGCAGATGCTGTTGCGCGGTCAGAACCTGCTGGGCTATCGCCATTACAGCGACGATGTGGTCAAGGCGTTCGTGGCCAAGGCCGCCGTCAACGGCATCGACGTGTTCCGCATCTTCGACGCCATGAACGATGTGCGTAACCTGCGCGTGGCCATCGAAGCTGTGAAAGCCGCGGGCAAGCATGCTCAGGGCACCATCGCTTACACCGTCAGCCCGGTTCACACCGTCGAAGCTTTTGTGGCTCAGGCCAAACAGATGGAAGCCATGGGTTGCGACTCCGTTGCGATCAAGGACATGGCCGGCCTGCTGACCCCTTACGCGGCTGGCGAGCTGGTCAAAGCCCTCAAGGCCGAGCAATCGCTGCCGGTGTTCATTCACTCCCACGATACCGCCGGCCTGGCTGCGATGTGCCAACTGAAAGCCATCGAAAACGGCGTCGATCATATCGACACCGCGATCTCCAGCTTCGCCTGGGGCACCAGCCATCCGGGTACGGAGTCAATGGTCGCCGCGCTGAAAGGCAGCGAATTCGACACCGGGCTCGATCTGGAATTGCTGCAGGAAATCGGTCTGTACTTCTACGCGGTGCGTAAGAAATACCACCAGTTCGAGAGCGAATTCACCGCAGTAGACACCCGCGTCCAGGTCAACCAGGTGCCGGGCGGCATGATTTCCAACCTCGCCAACCAGCTCAAAGAGCAGGGCGCCCTGAACCGCATGGGCGAAGTGCTGGCCGAGATCCCGCGTGTTCGCAAAGACCTCGGCTATCCGCCACTGGTGACCCCGACCTCGCAGATCGTCGGTACTCAGGCGTTCTTCAACGTGCTGGCTGGCGAGCGCTACAAGACCATCACCAACGAAGTGAAGCTTTACCTCACGGGCGGTTACGGCAAGGCGCCGGGCGAGGTCGACGAGAAGTTGCGCCGTCAGGCGATCGGTAACGAAGAGCTGATCGACGTGCGTCCTGCCGATCTGTTGAAACCCGAAATGACCAAGCTGCGTGGCGAAATTGGCGCATTGGCCACATCCGAAGAGGACGTGCTGACTTACGCGATGTTCCCGGACATTGGTCGCAAGTTCCTCGAAGAACGTGCAGCAGGCACGCTGACGCCAGAAGCGTTGCTGCCGATTCCAGAGCCCGGCACCGTAGCCAAGGCGAGCGGCGAGGGTGTTCCGACCGAGTTCGTTATTGACGTGCACGGCGAAAGCTACCGCGTGGACATCACGGGCGTGGGCGTCAAGGCCGAGGGCAAGCGTCACTTCTATCTGTCCATCGACGGCATGCCGGAAGAAGTGGTGTTCGAACCGCTCAACGAATTCGTCGGCGGCGGCATCGGCAAACGCGCCCAAGCCAATAAGCCGGGCCACGTCAGCACCACCATGCCGGGCAACATCGTTGATGTGCTCGTCAAGGAAGGCGACATGGTCAAGGCCGGTCAGGCCGTGCTGATCACCGAAGCGATGAAGATGGAAACCGAGGTCCAGGCCGCTGTTTCCGGCAAGGTCGTCGCGATCCATGTGGCCAAGGGCGATCGCGTGAACCCTGGCGAGATTCTGGTCGAGATCGAAGGCTGATCGCGACGCGGCAACGATAAACAGCTTCCCGCGCACAGACGCGGGAAAGGCTGACGGTTACCTCTGGGGGAGCTCTCGTGGCTCCTCTTTTTTTGCCTGCGAAATAATGACGCGTCCAGCTCTGCCTGGAGGACATAGAAGCCCGACAGGTTTATCGCGTGCGGAAATGCTCCAGCGTACTGATCTGCTGCCCGCCCTTGAAGTTATCCACAGCCAGCCACGCTTTGAACGCGGTTTCCAGCGACGGCCATTCGCTGTCGAGGATCGAGAACCAGGCCGTGTTGCGGTTTTTGCCCTTCACCACCATGTGCTGGCGGAAGATGCCCTCGAAGCTGAAGCCAAATCGCTCGGCGGCACGCATCGAACGGGCATTGTCGGCGTTGCATTTCCACTCCAGACGACGGTTGCCCAGTGCGAATGACTCCTTGGCGAGCAAATAAACCGCCTCGGTGCTCTTGGGCGTACGCTGCATCGAGGCGCCGAAGGTCACGTGGCCGATTTCGACACGACCCTGGCTCGGGACGATGGACATCAAGCTGATAAAACCGTCCAGCGCGCCGGTTTCCTGATCGACCACGGTATAGAACCAAGGGTCGGTCGAGGCTTGAAGGCCGGTGAGGTAATCATCAAATGCTCCACGTTCGGTGAACGGGCCTACGGCCAGGTAATCCCAGAGTTTCGGATCGGCGTCAGGACCTTCCAGCGCTTGCCACAGCCCTTGCGCATGACGCGCTGCGTCGAGTTTTTCCAGGCGAATGAAGCGTCCTTGCAGCGTGCGTGCGTCCGGCAGCTTCGCCGATTGCCAGTGTTCAAGGTTCGACATGATCGGATTCCAGTCCTACAGCGGTTTGCGAAATTGAATGTAGCCAGGGCGTTCGGCGATGCGTTCGTACAGCTGAATGGCAGTGGTGTTGGTTTCGTGAGTCAGCCAGTGGACCTTGTCGGCCCCGCCTTTTTTAGCCGCGACGTACACGTATTCGATCAGCTTGCGACCGACGCCTTTGCCGCGTTGCTCGGGGACGACCAGCAAATCCTGGAGGTAGCAGGAATAGTTGATGCTCCAGTTCGAGCGATGAAAGATGAAATGCACCATGCCGACGGCTTTGCCGTCTTCCCAGGCGAGCGCCGCATGGGTGGGTTCATTGCTGTCGAGAAAACGCTGCCAGGTGCTCTCAGTCACGGCGTCCGGCAGTTCGGTTTTATAGAACGTCAGGTAGGCCTTCCACAGCGGCAACCAGGCGTCATGGTCGGCGGCGGTGACGGGACGTATTTCGACGTCAGACACGGGTTTCTCCTTGGCTCATCAAGCGAGCGATTTCCTGGTCGTTTTGATCCTGACTGGTCGCCAGGCCTTTGCTGACGCCGGCGATGTCTTCGGCGCTGCGGTTCTGGTTGAGCTTGCGCTTGCCTTCCAGGCGTTCGATGGGAATGGCAAAGCCGACGATGCCGTTGAGCATTTTCTGAATGTAGTCGTCCGGAGCGTCGCTCACGGCCCAAGGCTTGGCGCGAGCCGCCTCGTGTTTGTCGGTCAGACCGCTGACCACGCCAAGCAGACGCTCGGGATCGGTGAAGACCTCAGCGCGGCCGTAAGCGTGGACAGCCAGGTAATTCCAGGTCGGTACGACTTTGCCGTGTTCGGCTTTGGCGGCGTAGAAAGAAGGACTGACGTAGGCATCGGGACCTTGAAAGATCACCAACACCTCAGTGCCCAGCGCCAGCGTTTTCCACTGCGGGTTGGCTTTGGCCAAATGGCCAGTCAACACGCCGTGGGTGCCCTGAGTGGGATCGAGCAGCAGCGGGACGTGGCTGGCTTGCAGGCCGTTTTCGTCGGAGGTGACCAAGGTTGCCAGGCGCGCGCCGTCGATCTGACGGTGCAGACTGGCGAGATCTTCATCGTTGAAATAGCTGGGTGTGTACATGAGATTTTCCTTGGCGATTGGCTTAATCCTAGGCAGCCTATTGGTCTGTTGTAAGAACCATTAATGGTCAATTTCATAGGACCAATTCGATGCCCGTCGCCACGCCCTCATTGACCTTTGATTTCGCCGGTATCGAACTGGACCGCCGCCAAGGCCTGAGCCGTCAGCTGTATCAGGCCCTTCGTGAGCGCATTCTCGACGGGCGTTTGAGCAGCGGAACGCGTCTGCCCGCCAGCCGCGATCTGGCGGTTTCGTTATCCATTTCCCGCAACAGCGTGATGCGCGCCTACGACCAGCTTTACGCCGAAGGCTTCACCGATGGCCGCATTGGCGACGGTACCTATGTTGCACAATTACCGGAAAAATCGGCGCTGGCAAAAAAACTATCCACAAAAGTGTCCACAGGGTTATCACCAGGCTTATTAACAGCTTTATCCACAAAATCGCCAAATGATGCTGGTGATTTATCCAGTAAAGTTATCCACAGCACTTCCATGGACCTGCTGGAACGGCACCATTTGAGTGCTCACAAAACCGGTTTGCCCCGCGCTTTTCGCGTAGGTATTCCGGCGTTCGATCTGTTCCCTTTTGACGTGTGGGGCAAGCTCCACGCGGCTTTCTGGCGAAAGCCGGGTTTGCATCAGTTGGGGTATGGCGACCCGGCAGGTGAATGGCGGTTGCGTGAACTGATCTCGGTGTATTTAAGAACATCTCGTGACTTGCAGTGTGCGCCTGAACAAATTGTGATCACCAGTGGCGCTCAGCAGGCGATTGCCCTTTGTGCACAGTTGCTGTTGAACGACGGCGACGGGGTCGCGATTGAGAATCCCGGGTATCGCGCAGCGGCCCACGCGTTTGCGGTCGCCGGCGCGAAATTGCACGGAATGTCGGTGGACACCGAAGGCATGCGGTGCCCGAATTCGAACGACAGCGGTTGCAAGTTGGTGTACGTGACGCCGTCGCATCAATACCCGTTGGGCGTCACCATGAGTCTGGCGCGCCGCCTGGATCTACTGGCGTGGGCTGATCGGACGCAGGGCTGGATCGTCGAGGACGATTACGATGGCGAATACCGTTACAGCGGCGCGCCTTTAGCACCG
Proteins encoded:
- a CDS encoding GNAT family N-acetyltransferase gives rise to the protein MSDVEIRPVTAADHDAWLPLWKAYLTFYKTELPDAVTESTWQRFLDSNEPTHAALAWEDGKAVGMVHFIFHRSNWSINYSCYLQDLLVVPEQRGKGVGRKLIEYVYVAAKKGGADKVHWLTHETNTTAIQLYERIAERPGYIQFRKPL
- a CDS encoding LysR family transcriptional regulator translates to MRKSLMRMTLRQLRIFNEVCDLRSYSRAAEEMSLTQPAVSLQIRQLEELIGQPLFEYVGKKLYLTEAAQALQLASRDIFGRLENLDMQLSDMQGSLQGQLKLAIESSAKYFVPHLFAAFKRQYPEVMLNLTVVNRAQVIRRLSDNRDDLVVMSMVPQDMGLEFLPFLNNPIVAVARPDHPLCLLPNPGLKDLEGQTLVIREPGSGTRKACEEYFKEKRIHFEHTLEVSSAEAQRECVVAGLGVALLTRHALSLELATGTLKELPVAELPLYRSWCVVQARDKRLSPVAHAFLAFIRTERAQISEVMERFDGHIPKR
- a CDS encoding putative bifunctional diguanylate cyclase/phosphodiesterase, producing the protein MTPSSEAPADSVATRRVIHKQFATQLAVERTRLLYQGSLLPTLFMFINGLLCAWLLWSPERYVLVSVWVGWLSALVCLRVLQVAAFRAASPERQAQPLWTRMFLAGACVSGLTLASAALVVVPVESFIQQAWVFGLIGAASLSASVAYAASIPAFLTFTVPCLLPPIVYLFWGGDVPLRGWGWLGLILLLALIVVAAQVNRLIQRGLTRRFQNLALIEHLQQAQTKSEALNRELARQYEERTRYLSHYDELTGLANRSLFNERLRESNQRVRQGGRNLALLHINLDRFKLLNDSLGHDVADELLRLVGRRLSAELAEADTVARLSADEFAVLMDTHGNLTTLARVTTRLLAKLRSPVSVSGHELVVSASIGIALLPDSARDIAALVSQANMAMQHAKHLGGNNFQFYTESLQARTLERLQLEIQLRRAIEDGQLEVFYQPKLELATGRLSSAEALVRWRHPVRGMVPPGEFIGLAEETGLIADIGEFVLRQACRQAREWQRSGLAPIRVSVNLSVHQLRQGKLVSLVRQVLDEAGLMPEYLELELTESQLLDSVEHIISTFQQLRELGVKLAIDDFGTGYSSLSYLKRFPVDYVKIDQAFIRGLNEGTEDAAITRAIIAMAHSLELKVVAEGVENVQQLEFLREHKCDEVQGYLISRPVEASAMGDVLRKCEAAAWSHA
- a CDS encoding GNAT family N-acetyltransferase codes for the protein MSNLEHWQSAKLPDARTLQGRFIRLEKLDAARHAQGLWQALEGPDADPKLWDYLAVGPFTERGAFDDYLTGLQASTDPWFYTVVDQETGALDGFISLMSIVPSQGRVEIGHVTFGASMQRTPKSTEAVYLLAKESFALGNRRLEWKCNADNARSMRAAERFGFSFEGIFRQHMVVKGKNRNTAWFSILDSEWPSLETAFKAWLAVDNFKGGQQISTLEHFRTR
- a CDS encoding FMN-binding negative transcriptional regulator, translating into MYTPSYFNDEDLASLHRQIDGARLATLVTSDENGLQASHVPLLLDPTQGTHGVLTGHLAKANPQWKTLALGTEVLVIFQGPDAYVSPSFYAAKAEHGKVVPTWNYLAVHAYGRAEVFTDPERLLGVVSGLTDKHEAARAKPWAVSDAPDDYIQKMLNGIVGFAIPIERLEGKRKLNQNRSAEDIAGVSKGLATSQDQNDQEIARLMSQGETRV
- a CDS encoding PA3496 family putative envelope integrity protein, which codes for MPRHYDDSHQHSTSSAKTRRQQEDQRRMAFRRAIETYSEERRLNQELSDYLDAASANFWQSASVSECGRQSAPSPR
- a CDS encoding acetyl-CoA carboxylase biotin carboxylase subunit, translating into MITKILIANRGEIAVRIVRACAEMGIRSVAIYSDADRHALHVKRADEAYGIGSEPLEGYLNPRKLVNLAVETGCDALHPGYGFLSENAELAEICAERGIKFIGPSAQVIRRMGDKTEARRSMIKAGVPVTPGTEGNVADIAEALVEGDRIGYPVMLKATSGGGGRGIRRCNSREELEQAFPRVISEATKAFGKAEVFLEKCIVNPKHIEAQILGDSFGNVVHLFERDCSIQRRNQKLIEIAPSPQLTPEQRAYIGDLSVRAAKAVGYENAGTVEFLLAEGEVYFMEMNTRVQVEHTITEEITGIDIVREQIRIASGLPLSVKQEDIIHRGFALQFRINAEDPKNNFLPSFGKITRYYAPGGPGVRTDTAIYTGYTIPPFYDSMCLKLIVWALTWEEAMDRGLRALDDMRLQGVKTTAAYYQEILRNPEFRSGQFNTSFVESHPELTNYSIKRKPEELALAIAAAIAAHAGL
- the oadA gene encoding sodium-extruding oxaloacetate decarboxylase subunit alpha codes for the protein MSKKIFVTDTILRDAHQSLLATRMRTEDMLPICEKLDKVGYWSLEVWGGATFDACVRFLKEDPWERLRQLRAALPNTRLQMLLRGQNLLGYRHYSDDVVKAFVAKAAVNGIDVFRIFDAMNDVRNLRVAIEAVKAAGKHAQGTIAYTVSPVHTVEAFVAQAKQMEAMGCDSVAIKDMAGLLTPYAAGELVKALKAEQSLPVFIHSHDTAGLAAMCQLKAIENGVDHIDTAISSFAWGTSHPGTESMVAALKGSEFDTGLDLELLQEIGLYFYAVRKKYHQFESEFTAVDTRVQVNQVPGGMISNLANQLKEQGALNRMGEVLAEIPRVRKDLGYPPLVTPTSQIVGTQAFFNVLAGERYKTITNEVKLYLTGGYGKAPGEVDEKLRRQAIGNEELIDVRPADLLKPEMTKLRGEIGALATSEEDVLTYAMFPDIGRKFLEERAAGTLTPEALLPIPEPGTVAKASGEGVPTEFVIDVHGESYRVDITGVGVKAEGKRHFYLSIDGMPEEVVFEPLNEFVGGGIGKRAQANKPGHVSTTMPGNIVDVLVKEGDMVKAGQAVLITEAMKMETEVQAAVSGKVVAIHVAKGDRVNPGEILVEIEG
- the hexR gene encoding transcriptional regulator HexR, which produces MNLLQHIAQSRHLLRKSELKVADHVLLDPAAVMHSSMADLAHSVGISEPTIVRFCRAIGCTGFQDLKLKLAQSLAAGASFGQFAIHEDDSVADYSLKIFDTTLHTLMEVREKLDPHALQAAVTVMAAAHRVEFYGFGASGAVAADAQHKFFRLLLTAASYSDPHMQAMSAVTLKPTDVAVCISQSGRSKDLLITANLVRESGANLITLCPSQTPLAELSTVNLAIDVHEDTEIYTPLTSRIAHLVVIDVLAMGVAMARGPSLVNHLKSVKRSLRSLRLSPKSIKSAED
- a CDS encoding PLP-dependent aminotransferase family protein; protein product: MPVATPSLTFDFAGIELDRRQGLSRQLYQALRERILDGRLSSGTRLPASRDLAVSLSISRNSVMRAYDQLYAEGFTDGRIGDGTYVAQLPEKSALAKKLSTKVSTGLSPGLLTALSTKSPNDAGDLSSKVIHSTSMDLLERHHLSAHKTGLPRAFRVGIPAFDLFPFDVWGKLHAAFWRKPGLHQLGYGDPAGEWRLRELISVYLRTSRDLQCAPEQIVITSGAQQAIALCAQLLLNDGDGVAIENPGYRAAAHAFAVAGAKLHGMSVDTEGMRCPNSNDSGCKLVYVTPSHQYPLGVTMSLARRLDLLAWADRTQGWIVEDDYDGEYRYSGAPLAPLAALDRHGRVLYVGTFGKVAFPALRLGYLVLPRNLVKPFSQRRALDMRHSEIGTQAVMAEFIASGHFQRHIRRMRRAALSRRDALLAGWPEDLRGCSPMPKPLAGLHVSVAVESHAREQELVAKAESVGVEVAPLSDYWLPDSDTPVDNRAGLVLGFAAVLEADIASALERLRDVWL